A region from the Citrobacter telavivensis genome encodes:
- a CDS encoding acyclic terpene utilization AtuA family protein, whose amino-acid sequence MARTFKILSPTAILGYGFPEESFRKAMEESPDLIAVDAGSSDPGPHYLGAGKPFTDRAGVKRDLRYMITAGVKNNIPVVIGTAGGSGAAPHLEWCRQIILEIAQEEKLSFSMALIPSDVNKEVVHQALDNGKITALDFVPALTHEAIEESTYIVAQMGIEPFQRALEAGAQVVLGGRAYDPACFAALPIMQGFDEGLALHCGKILECAAIAATPGSGSDCAMGIIDDNGFTLKTFNPKRKFTETSAAAHTLYEKSDPYFLPGPGGVLNLKGCSFTAVNDGEVYVSGSRHEETPYALKLEGARQVGFRCLTIAGTRDPIMIAGIDTILEEVQASVARNLSLNDDSIRMTFHLYGKNGVMGNHEPMQTAGHELGILLDVVAPTQDIANSVCSLVRSTLLHYGYENRIATAGNLAFPFSPSDIQSGPVYEFSIYHLIEASDALRFDFHIEQVTPEGVQA is encoded by the coding sequence ATGGCACGCACATTTAAGATCTTATCGCCGACGGCTATCCTGGGTTATGGCTTCCCGGAAGAGAGCTTTCGTAAAGCCATGGAAGAGTCACCGGATCTGATCGCGGTTGACGCAGGCTCCTCCGATCCTGGCCCCCACTATCTGGGGGCGGGTAAACCGTTTACCGACAGGGCCGGGGTGAAACGCGATCTGCGTTATATGATCACGGCGGGCGTTAAGAACAACATTCCGGTGGTGATCGGCACCGCCGGGGGATCCGGTGCTGCACCGCACCTTGAGTGGTGTCGGCAGATTATCCTTGAGATTGCGCAGGAAGAAAAACTGTCCTTTTCAATGGCCCTGATCCCATCGGATGTGAATAAAGAGGTGGTTCATCAGGCGCTGGATAACGGCAAAATCACCGCGCTGGACTTTGTTCCGGCACTGACCCACGAGGCGATCGAAGAGAGCACCTATATCGTGGCGCAGATGGGGATCGAGCCGTTCCAGCGTGCGCTGGAAGCGGGGGCGCAGGTGGTGCTGGGCGGACGGGCTTACGATCCGGCCTGCTTCGCGGCACTGCCAATTATGCAGGGCTTTGATGAAGGTCTGGCGCTGCACTGCGGCAAGATCCTGGAATGTGCGGCCATTGCCGCCACCCCAGGTTCCGGTTCCGACTGCGCGATGGGGATTATCGACGACAACGGCTTTACGCTTAAGACGTTCAATCCAAAACGCAAGTTCACCGAAACGTCGGCGGCGGCGCACACCCTGTATGAGAAGTCCGATCCCTACTTCCTGCCAGGCCCTGGCGGCGTACTGAACCTGAAAGGGTGCAGCTTCACCGCGGTAAACGATGGCGAAGTGTACGTCAGCGGTTCCCGTCATGAAGAAACGCCGTATGCGCTGAAACTGGAAGGCGCGCGCCAGGTGGGCTTCCGCTGCCTGACCATTGCCGGTACCCGCGATCCGATCATGATTGCTGGCATCGACACCATTCTCGAAGAAGTTCAGGCAAGCGTTGCCCGCAACCTCTCACTGAATGATGACAGCATCCGCATGACGTTCCACCTGTACGGTAAGAACGGCGTGATGGGCAATCATGAACCGATGCAAACTGCCGGGCACGAACTGGGCATTTTACTGGACGTGGTCGCGCCAACGCAGGATATCGCCAACAGCGTCTGTTCGCTGGTGCGCTCTACCCTGCTGCACTACGGCTACGAAAACCGGATCGCCACGGCAGGCAACCTCGCCTTCCCGTTCTCGCCATCCGATATTCAAAGCGGGCCGGTGTATGAGTTCTCAATCTATCACCTGATCGAAGCCAGCGATGCACTGCGTTTTGACTTCCATATCGAACAGGTGACGCCAGAAGGAGTTCAGGCATGA
- a CDS encoding glutamate mutase, with amino-acid sequence MQTVSVDIGSTWTKAALFAKEGDALTLVNHVLTPTTTHHLADGFFASLNQVLNVADARPLLNRGEVTLKYSSSAKGGLAVAAMGLVPSITLESAKVTAHSAGAKIAQYYSYKLNRHDIKALEATPPDILLFTGGTDGGEESYGLANAHALAESSLDCAIIYAGNRDIQDDVQAILGHKDLITVDNILPDLDHPNPFAARKAICDVFLSRIVKGKGLDVIVGETGEEPMPTPWTVYELVKAISEVDSAWKEFMLIDMGGATTDVYSASANTLSPDTVLHGVPEPFVKRTVEGDLGMRVSAVVVGESTHELVKVVFAQQPARQEAFYGYLRHLVAHPDYLPQSEEEKYFDSLLAGLCVGYAAERHAGTKKQVCTCVGNVDLQMGRDLTTVRKVVGSGGWLSRASQFDIHHWLKYRELDDDGRRILLPTQFEYYRDAKGLLPLLANVARLDPQAAARTSIHCLTL; translated from the coding sequence ATGCAAACCGTCTCTGTCGATATCGGCTCGACGTGGACCAAAGCTGCCCTCTTCGCAAAGGAGGGGGATGCGTTAACACTGGTTAACCACGTTCTGACTCCGACGACGACCCATCATCTGGCGGACGGTTTTTTCGCCAGCCTGAACCAGGTGCTGAACGTTGCCGATGCGCGCCCACTGCTCAACCGCGGTGAAGTGACACTGAAATACTCCTCATCGGCAAAAGGCGGCCTTGCCGTCGCCGCAATGGGACTGGTGCCGTCGATCACTCTGGAATCGGCAAAAGTCACGGCACATTCCGCCGGGGCCAAAATCGCCCAGTACTACTCGTATAAGCTGAATCGTCATGACATTAAGGCGCTGGAAGCCACGCCGCCGGACATTCTGTTGTTTACCGGCGGAACCGATGGCGGTGAAGAGAGCTACGGTCTGGCCAACGCGCATGCGCTGGCAGAGTCCAGTCTCGACTGCGCCATTATCTACGCTGGAAACCGCGACATTCAGGACGATGTCCAGGCGATTCTGGGACACAAAGATCTGATCACGGTAGACAACATTCTGCCCGACCTCGATCACCCGAATCCCTTCGCCGCCCGCAAGGCGATTTGTGATGTCTTCCTGTCCCGCATCGTGAAAGGCAAAGGACTGGATGTGATTGTCGGTGAAACCGGCGAAGAGCCCATGCCGACGCCCTGGACGGTGTACGAACTGGTCAAAGCCATCAGCGAAGTCGACAGCGCGTGGAAAGAGTTCATGCTCATCGACATGGGCGGCGCGACCACCGACGTCTATTCCGCCAGCGCCAATACCCTCTCGCCCGACACCGTACTGCACGGCGTCCCGGAGCCGTTCGTTAAGCGCACAGTGGAAGGCGATCTCGGCATGCGCGTCTCCGCTGTGGTGGTAGGCGAAAGCACCCATGAACTGGTGAAGGTGGTATTCGCTCAGCAGCCGGCGCGCCAGGAGGCCTTTTATGGCTACCTGCGCCATCTGGTAGCACATCCCGATTATCTGCCGCAAAGCGAGGAAGAGAAATACTTTGATTCTCTGTTAGCCGGACTGTGTGTTGGTTACGCCGCCGAGCGTCACGCTGGCACCAAAAAGCAGGTCTGTACCTGCGTTGGCAACGTCGATTTACAGATGGGACGCGACCTGACCACCGTGCGCAAAGTGGTCGGCTCGGGCGGCTGGCTCTCCCGCGCCAGTCAGTTTGATATCCATCACTGGCTCAAATATCGCGAACTGGACGACGACGGCAGACGCATTCTTTTACCCACTCAGTTTGAGTACTACCGCGATGCAAAAGGTCTGCTCCCGCTGCTGGCAAACGTTGCCAGACTGGATCCCCAGGCCGCTGCGCGCACCAGCATTCACTGTTTAACCCTATAA
- the glsA gene encoding glutaminase A, with the protein MNVKFFGASMLTASLFFSAATLAQTVPDYAALIEQAHQKYKSNHDGNVADYIPALAAYSPNNFAITLATVDGKIYQAGDISKAFPMESLSKVFTLALAMEQRGPQEVLDKLGANATGLPFNSGLAVELTKGAPENPLVNAGAMSTVSLIDAKDKTDRWNKILANLNAWADATLTVNEPVFRSEMETNQHNQALAQLMASYNSFYGNTQDAVEIYTRQCSVDITVEQLAKMGAVLANKGKSPFNGKQLLNERYVPQVLAEMAIAGLYDGSGKWLYTVGIPAKSGVGGGMVAVVPRQYAIAVYSPPLDSAGNSVRAQQTIEYVAHATQANLFMAH; encoded by the coding sequence ATGAACGTAAAATTCTTCGGCGCGAGCATGTTAACCGCCAGCCTGTTTTTTAGCGCCGCCACGCTGGCGCAAACGGTGCCGGACTACGCCGCATTGATCGAACAGGCACACCAGAAATACAAAAGTAACCACGACGGCAACGTCGCCGACTATATCCCTGCCCTTGCCGCATACAGCCCCAACAACTTCGCCATTACCCTCGCTACCGTTGACGGCAAAATTTACCAGGCTGGAGACATCAGTAAAGCGTTCCCGATGGAGTCGCTGAGCAAAGTCTTCACCCTCGCGCTGGCAATGGAACAACGCGGGCCGCAGGAAGTGCTGGATAAACTCGGTGCGAACGCCACCGGCTTGCCCTTTAATTCCGGCCTCGCCGTCGAACTCACGAAGGGCGCGCCGGAGAATCCGCTGGTCAATGCCGGTGCCATGAGTACCGTCAGCCTGATTGATGCTAAAGACAAAACCGACCGCTGGAACAAAATCCTCGCCAACCTGAACGCCTGGGCCGACGCCACGCTCACGGTTAATGAACCGGTGTTCAGATCGGAAATGGAGACCAATCAGCATAACCAGGCGCTGGCGCAACTGATGGCATCGTACAACAGCTTCTACGGCAATACGCAGGATGCCGTGGAGATCTACACCCGCCAGTGTTCAGTGGATATCACCGTTGAGCAGCTCGCCAAAATGGGGGCTGTGCTGGCCAATAAGGGCAAATCGCCGTTCAACGGCAAACAGTTGCTGAATGAACGCTATGTGCCGCAGGTGCTGGCAGAAATGGCCATCGCCGGCCTCTACGACGGCAGCGGCAAATGGCTGTATACCGTCGGTATTCCGGCGAAAAGCGGCGTCGGTGGCGGGATGGTCGCAGTGGTTCCGAGGCAATATGCCATCGCCGTTTACTCACCGCCGCTGGATAGCGCCGGGAACAGCGTGCGCGCCCAGCAGACCATTGAATATGTTGCCCATGCAACGCAGGCCAATCTCTTTATGGCGCATTAA
- a CDS encoding DUF4387 family protein, protein MKHAICTLAQVIRSKNAGPYELVLDILFKTREDYQRVKRSEQLTPQLIARLYNVEPNFIHRIVWFDPANAVKIVMPRDIISGNVGDNDVYGAQQHAPLLSIEFDL, encoded by the coding sequence ATGAAACACGCTATTTGCACCCTGGCGCAGGTGATTCGTTCCAAAAACGCCGGACCGTATGAACTGGTGTTAGATATTTTATTTAAAACGCGCGAAGACTATCAGCGGGTAAAACGTTCTGAGCAATTAACTCCGCAGTTAATTGCCCGCTTATATAACGTTGAACCTAATTTTATTCATCGCATCGTCTGGTTTGACCCTGCGAATGCCGTAAAAATCGTGATGCCTCGCGATATTATTTCCGGCAACGTCGGTGACAATGATGTTTATGGCGCGCAGCAGCATGCACCGTTATTAAGTATTGAGTTCGATCTGTAA
- a CDS encoding methylaspartate mutase subunit S yields MKKSTLVIGVIGADCHAVGNKVLDRVFTAHDFRVINLGVMVSQDEYIDAAIETGADAIVVSSIYGHGDIDCLGLRERCIERGIGDILLYVGGNLVVGKHDFADVEAKFKEMGFQRVFAPSHDLEDVCQLMAMDINKRHGIEQRCLEEAI; encoded by the coding sequence ATGAAAAAATCAACACTCGTTATTGGCGTCATTGGTGCTGACTGCCATGCAGTAGGCAATAAAGTTCTGGACCGCGTTTTTACTGCCCATGATTTTCGCGTAATCAATCTGGGCGTAATGGTGAGCCAGGATGAATATATCGATGCCGCGATCGAAACCGGCGCCGATGCCATTGTCGTCTCCTCTATTTATGGCCATGGCGACATTGACTGCCTGGGGCTGCGCGAGCGCTGCATCGAACGAGGCATTGGCGATATCCTTCTTTACGTCGGCGGCAACCTGGTCGTCGGAAAGCATGATTTCGCAGACGTCGAAGCCAAATTTAAAGAGATGGGCTTCCAGCGTGTCTTCGCCCCAAGCCACGATCTCGAAGATGTTTGTCAGTTGATGGCAATGGATATCAACAAGCGCCACGGTATCGAACAGCGTTGTCTGGAAGAGGCTATCTGA
- a CDS encoding cation:dicarboxylase symporter family transporter, giving the protein MKKISLTKMIILGLILGMIAGVAINNMASADTAKSYAQDISIFTTIFLRMVKMIIAPLVISTLVVGIAKMGDAKTLGRIFSKTFFLFICASLLSIALGLVIVNLFQPGAGINFVAHDAAAVAGVQSEPFTLKVFISHAVPTSIVDAMARNEILQIVVFSIFLGCSLAAIGEKAEPIVKVLDSLVHVMLKLTGYVMLFAPLTVFAAISGLIAERGLGVMVSAGIFMGEFYLTLGMLWAILIGLSTVIVGPCISRLTKAILEPALLAFTTSSSEAAFPGTLDKLEKFGVSSKIASFVLPIGYSFNLVGSMAYCSFATVFIAQACNIELSMGEQITMLLILMLTSKGMAGVPRASMVVIAATLNQFNIPEAGLILLMGVDPFLDMGRSATNVMSNAMGAAIVGRWEGEHFGSGCRGTAPVKTPEQERPATEPSEVVMS; this is encoded by the coding sequence ATGAAGAAAATAAGTCTAACAAAAATGATCATATTAGGCCTGATACTCGGCATGATTGCCGGGGTGGCTATTAATAATATGGCATCGGCAGATACAGCAAAATCATACGCGCAGGATATTTCTATTTTTACCACTATCTTCTTACGTATGGTAAAAATGATTATCGCGCCGTTGGTTATTTCAACCCTGGTCGTTGGTATCGCGAAAATGGGCGATGCCAAAACGCTGGGCCGTATATTCTCGAAAACCTTTTTCCTGTTTATCTGCGCCTCACTGTTGTCGATTGCGCTGGGTCTGGTCATCGTCAATCTGTTCCAGCCGGGTGCGGGCATTAACTTTGTCGCCCATGACGCTGCGGCAGTGGCTGGCGTGCAGTCAGAACCGTTCACGCTGAAAGTGTTTATCTCTCACGCCGTGCCGACCAGCATCGTGGATGCGATGGCGCGTAACGAAATCCTACAAATCGTGGTGTTCTCGATTTTCCTCGGTTGCAGCCTGGCCGCCATTGGCGAAAAAGCCGAGCCGATCGTGAAAGTGCTCGACTCGCTGGTTCACGTCATGCTGAAGCTGACAGGTTACGTCATGCTGTTCGCACCGTTAACGGTGTTCGCCGCCATCTCCGGGCTGATCGCTGAACGCGGACTGGGCGTGATGGTAAGCGCCGGGATCTTCATGGGTGAGTTCTACCTGACGCTGGGCATGCTGTGGGCGATCCTGATCGGCCTGTCAACGGTGATTGTCGGTCCGTGCATCAGTCGTCTGACGAAAGCGATCCTCGAACCGGCACTGCTGGCGTTTACCACCTCCAGTTCTGAAGCCGCATTCCCTGGCACCCTGGATAAACTGGAGAAATTCGGCGTCTCATCCAAGATTGCCAGCTTTGTGCTGCCTATCGGTTACTCCTTTAACCTGGTGGGTTCAATGGCCTACTGCTCGTTTGCCACCGTCTTTATCGCGCAAGCGTGCAACATTGAACTGAGCATGGGCGAGCAGATCACCATGCTGCTGATCCTGATGTTGACCTCCAAAGGCATGGCGGGCGTACCGCGTGCCTCGATGGTGGTCATTGCCGCGACCCTCAACCAGTTCAACATTCCGGAAGCGGGTCTGATCCTGCTGATGGGCGTCGATCCGTTCCTCGACATGGGCCGTTCTGCGACCAACGTCATGAGTAACGCCATGGGTGCCGCCATTGTCGGTCGTTGGGAAGGTGAACACTTCGGTTCAGGCTGCCGGGGCACTGCGCCGGTCAAAACGCCAGAACAGGAGCGTCCTGCAACTGAACCGTCAGAAGTGGTGATGTCCTGA
- a CDS encoding methylaspartate mutase subunit E, giving the protein MELRNKKLTHDEFMTERHQVLQTWHTGKDVEHFEDGVKYQQTIPEKKRFSHALLKADQEGKTLSQPRAGVALMDEHIELLKTLQAECDLLPSTIDAYTRLNRYEEAAIGIQKSIEAGTSKLNGLPVVNHGVAACRRMTESLEKPIQVRHGTPDARLLAEIAMASGFTSYEGGGISYNIPYAKRVTLEKSIRDWQYCDRLMGLYEEHGIRINREPFGPLTGTLIPPFMSHAVAIIEGLLALEQGVKSITVGYGQVGSLTQDIAAIQSLRELSHEYFQNYGFNDYELSTVFHQWMGGFPEDESKAFAIISWGAAVAGMSGATKVITKSPHEAFGIPTAAANAQGLRASRQMLNMVSDQKFPPCAAVEQEVDLIKSEVRAVLKKVFELGNGDVARGTVLAFEAGVLDVPFAPASCNAGKILPVRDNSGAIRILEAGSVPLPKDILALHHDYVAERAQYEGRKPSFQMVVDDINAVSHSQLIGRP; this is encoded by the coding sequence ATGGAACTTCGAAATAAGAAATTAACCCATGACGAATTTATGACTGAGCGGCATCAGGTGTTGCAGACGTGGCATACCGGCAAAGACGTCGAACATTTTGAAGATGGCGTGAAGTACCAGCAGACCATTCCTGAGAAAAAACGTTTCTCTCATGCCTTGCTGAAGGCTGACCAGGAAGGGAAAACCCTGAGCCAGCCGCGCGCCGGCGTGGCGCTGATGGATGAGCATATTGAACTGCTGAAAACCCTGCAGGCAGAGTGTGACCTGCTGCCCAGCACTATCGATGCCTACACCCGTCTGAATCGTTATGAAGAAGCCGCCATTGGGATCCAGAAATCCATTGAAGCCGGGACGTCGAAGCTCAACGGGTTGCCGGTGGTTAACCACGGCGTGGCGGCCTGTCGCCGAATGACCGAATCGCTGGAGAAACCCATTCAGGTACGTCACGGTACGCCGGATGCGCGTCTGCTGGCAGAGATTGCCATGGCCAGCGGCTTCACCAGCTACGAGGGCGGCGGTATCTCCTACAACATTCCTTACGCCAAGCGCGTCACGCTGGAAAAATCCATTCGCGACTGGCAGTACTGTGACCGTCTGATGGGGCTGTATGAAGAACACGGCATTCGCATTAACCGCGAACCGTTCGGCCCGCTGACCGGCACGCTGATCCCACCGTTCATGTCTCATGCTGTGGCGATTATCGAAGGTCTGCTGGCGCTGGAACAAGGCGTGAAATCCATCACCGTCGGCTACGGCCAGGTGGGCAGCCTGACGCAGGATATTGCTGCGATCCAGTCACTGCGCGAACTGTCCCACGAGTATTTCCAGAATTACGGTTTCAATGATTATGAACTGAGCACCGTCTTCCACCAGTGGATGGGCGGCTTCCCGGAAGACGAATCCAAAGCATTCGCCATTATCTCCTGGGGCGCAGCGGTCGCCGGCATGTCCGGTGCCACCAAAGTGATCACCAAGAGCCCACATGAAGCCTTCGGTATCCCGACGGCCGCGGCTAACGCCCAGGGACTGCGCGCATCGCGTCAGATGCTCAATATGGTCAGCGACCAGAAATTCCCGCCGTGCGCCGCAGTAGAACAGGAAGTGGATCTGATTAAGAGCGAAGTTCGCGCAGTCCTGAAGAAAGTGTTTGAGCTGGGCAACGGCGACGTTGCGCGCGGGACGGTGCTGGCCTTTGAAGCTGGCGTCCTGGATGTGCCTTTCGCTCCGGCCTCCTGCAACGCCGGGAAAATCCTGCCGGTTCGCGACAACTCCGGCGCTATCCGTATTCTGGAAGCCGGCTCGGTTCCACTGCCAAAAGACATTCTCGCCCTGCACCACGACTATGTGGCCGAGCGTGCGCAATACGAAGGACGTAAACCCTCATTCCAGATGGTTGTTGATGACATCAACGCTGTATCCCACAGTCAATTAATAGGAAGACCATAA
- a CDS encoding methylaspartate ammonia-lyase, which translates to MKIKQALFTAGYSSFYFDDQQAIKNGAGHDGFIYTGDPVTPGFTSVRQAGECVSVQLILENGAVAVGDCAAVQYSGAGGRDPLFLAEHFIPFLNDHIKPLLEGRDVDAFLPNARFFDKLRIDGNLLHTAVRYGLSQALLDATALASGRLKTEVVCDEWQLPCVPEAIPLFGQSGDDRYIAVDKMILKGVDVLPHALINNVEEKLGFKGEKLREYVRWLSDRILSLRSSPRYHPTLHIDVYGTIGLIFDMDPVRCAEYIASLEKEAQGLPLYIEGPVDAGNKPDQIRMLTAITKELTRLGSGVKIVADEWCNTYQDIVDFTDAGSCHMVQIKTPDLGGIHNIVDAVLYCNKHGMEAYQGGTCNETEISARTCVHVALAARPMRMLIKPGMGFDEGLNIVFNEMNRTIALLQTKD; encoded by the coding sequence ATGAAAATTAAACAGGCGCTTTTCACCGCTGGCTACTCCTCATTCTATTTTGATGACCAGCAGGCGATCAAAAATGGCGCAGGTCATGACGGGTTTATTTATACCGGCGATCCGGTCACCCCAGGCTTTACCTCTGTGCGTCAGGCCGGTGAGTGCGTTTCCGTACAGCTGATTCTGGAAAACGGCGCGGTGGCGGTGGGTGATTGTGCCGCGGTGCAGTACTCCGGTGCCGGTGGCCGCGATCCGCTGTTCCTGGCTGAACACTTTATTCCGTTCCTCAACGATCACATTAAACCGCTGCTTGAAGGCCGCGACGTGGATGCGTTCCTGCCGAACGCCCGTTTCTTCGACAAACTGCGCATCGACGGTAATTTACTGCATACCGCCGTTCGTTACGGTCTGTCACAGGCACTGCTTGACGCCACCGCGCTGGCCTCAGGTCGCCTGAAAACGGAAGTCGTGTGCGACGAATGGCAATTGCCCTGCGTACCGGAAGCGATTCCTTTATTTGGTCAGAGTGGCGATGACCGCTATATCGCCGTCGACAAGATGATCCTCAAAGGCGTTGATGTCCTGCCGCACGCGCTGATCAACAACGTCGAAGAAAAGCTCGGTTTCAAAGGTGAAAAACTGCGTGAGTACGTACGCTGGTTGTCCGACCGTATTCTCAGCCTGCGCAGCAGCCCGCGCTACCATCCGACGCTGCATATCGACGTGTATGGCACCATCGGTCTGATCTTCGATATGGACCCGGTCCGCTGCGCCGAGTACATCGCCAGTCTGGAAAAAGAGGCGCAGGGCCTGCCGCTGTACATTGAAGGTCCGGTCGATGCGGGCAACAAGCCGGATCAGATCCGCATGCTGACGGCCATCACCAAAGAGCTGACCCGTCTGGGTTCCGGCGTGAAAATTGTTGCGGACGAATGGTGTAACACCTATCAGGACATCGTGGACTTCACCGATGCCGGCAGCTGCCACATGGTGCAGATCAAAACCCCGGATCTCGGCGGCATTCACAACATCGTTGACGCGGTGCTGTACTGCAACAAACACGGGATGGAAGCCTACCAGGGCGGTACCTGTAACGAAACCGAAATCAGCGCCCGTACCTGCGTACATGTGGCTCTCGCCGCACGTCCGATGCGTATGCTGATAAAGCCAGGTATGGGCTTCGATGAAGGTCTCAATATCGTGTTTAACGAAATGAACCGCACCATCGCGCTGTTGCAGACTAAGGATTAA
- a CDS encoding class I fumarate hydratase → MSKPFVWQELFVQSKESTEYELLSNQHVTVTELDGEEVIKVAPEALTLLAQQAFYEASFFLRTGHLKQIASILHDPQASSNDKYVALQLLRNAEVSAKGVLPNCQDTGTATVVASKGQQIWTGGDDAEALSKGIYATFKDNNLRYSQNAPLDMYNEVNTGTNLPAQIDISATPGNEYRFLFVNKGGGSANKAALFQETKSILQPEKLTAFLIEKMKSLGTAACPPYHIAFVVGGLSADQALKVAKLASTKYYDNLPTSGNELGQAFRDTALESTLLNASREFGIGAQFGGKYFAHDIRVIRLPRHGGSCPIAMALSCSADRNIKAKINKHGIWLEKLEHNPGKFIPESSRVENSAQSVNLDLNRPLREILHDLSALPVGTRLSLNGPIVVARDIVHAKLKERLDNGEAMPAYMKDHIVYYAGPAKTPDQMACGSLGPTTGGRMDGYVDAFQAAGGSLVMLSKGNRSPQVTEACHKHGGFNLGSIGGAAALLAQQYVKSLRCLEYPELGMEAVWMMEVENLPAFVLVDDKGNNFFSQFEQQHRCASCPAGH, encoded by the coding sequence ATGTCTAAACCCTTTGTCTGGCAAGAACTCTTTGTACAAAGCAAAGAGAGTACGGAATACGAATTACTGAGCAATCAGCATGTTACGGTGACTGAATTAGATGGCGAAGAGGTCATCAAAGTGGCGCCGGAAGCATTAACGCTGCTGGCTCAACAGGCATTCTATGAAGCATCGTTCTTCCTGCGCACCGGACATTTAAAGCAAATAGCCAGCATCCTGCACGATCCGCAGGCCAGCAGTAACGACAAATACGTCGCCCTACAGCTGTTACGTAATGCGGAAGTGTCGGCGAAAGGCGTGCTGCCGAACTGCCAGGACACGGGCACGGCGACGGTTGTCGCCAGCAAAGGTCAACAAATATGGACCGGCGGCGATGATGCTGAAGCGCTCAGCAAAGGGATTTATGCCACCTTTAAAGACAATAACCTGCGCTATTCGCAAAACGCCCCGCTGGATATGTACAACGAGGTCAACACCGGTACTAACCTGCCCGCGCAGATAGACATCAGCGCCACGCCGGGTAACGAATACCGCTTCCTGTTCGTCAATAAAGGCGGCGGCTCGGCTAACAAAGCGGCACTGTTCCAGGAGACGAAATCTATCCTGCAGCCGGAAAAACTCACCGCATTTCTGATCGAGAAGATGAAATCACTGGGCACGGCCGCCTGCCCGCCGTACCACATTGCCTTTGTGGTCGGTGGTCTCTCCGCTGACCAGGCGCTCAAGGTCGCCAAACTGGCCTCAACCAAGTATTACGACAACCTCCCCACCAGCGGTAATGAACTGGGCCAGGCGTTTCGTGACACGGCGCTGGAGTCCACGCTGCTTAACGCCAGTCGTGAATTTGGCATCGGCGCACAGTTTGGCGGGAAATACTTCGCCCATGACATTCGCGTGATTCGTCTGCCGCGCCACGGCGGCTCTTGTCCGATCGCGATGGCTCTCTCCTGCTCCGCCGATCGCAATATCAAAGCGAAGATCAACAAGCACGGGATCTGGCTGGAAAAACTCGAGCATAATCCAGGCAAATTTATCCCTGAATCCAGCCGCGTCGAGAACAGCGCACAGAGCGTAAATCTGGATCTGAACCGTCCGCTGCGCGAGATCCTTCATGATTTATCCGCCCTGCCTGTCGGCACACGACTTTCGCTAAACGGCCCGATTGTCGTCGCCCGCGATATCGTGCACGCCAAACTCAAAGAGCGTCTGGACAACGGCGAAGCGATGCCGGCGTATATGAAAGATCACATTGTCTACTACGCGGGCCCGGCTAAAACACCAGACCAGATGGCTTGCGGCTCGCTCGGGCCAACCACCGGCGGGCGCATGGACGGCTATGTCGATGCCTTCCAGGCCGCTGGCGGCAGCCTGGTCATGCTGTCAAAAGGCAACCGCAGTCCGCAGGTGACCGAGGCCTGTCATAAACACGGCGGATTCAACCTCGGCAGTATCGGCGGTGCCGCCGCCTTGCTGGCACAGCAATATGTGAAAAGTCTGCGCTGTCTCGAATATCCCGAACTGGGAATGGAAGCGGTCTGGATGATGGAAGTTGAAAACCTGCCAGCCTTTGTGCTGGTGGACGACAAAGGCAACAACTTCTTCAGCCAGTTTGAACAACAGCACCGTTGTGCATCCTGCCCGGCAGGACATTAA